From Carya illinoinensis cultivar Pawnee chromosome 5, C.illinoinensisPawnee_v1, whole genome shotgun sequence, one genomic window encodes:
- the LOC122311201 gene encoding bidirectional sugar transporter SWEET3: protein MGDRLRLAVGVIGNAASLLLYAAPILTFSRVIRKKSTEEFSCAPYIIALLNCLLYTWYGLPVVSHGWENFPVVSINGLGILLEFSFVVIYFWFASARGKMKVAVTVTPVILVSCTTLIVSSFAFHDHRHRKLFVGSVGLVASVAMYGSPLVVVKQVILTKSVEFMPFYLSFFSFLASSLWMAYGLLGHDLFLAAPNLVGCPLGILQLILYCKYRKRGIMEEPNKWDLENNDEKSKHLQLATNEST from the exons ATGGGAGACAGGTTGCGCTTGGCAGTCGGGGTCATTG GCAATGCTGCTTCTTTGTTACTCTATGCAGCTCCCAT ATTAACTTTTTCAAGAGTCATAAGGAAGAAAAGCACAGAGGAGTTTTCTTGTGCTCCATATATCATTGCACTATTAAACTGTCTCCTTTATACTTGGTATGGATTGCCAGTTGTAAGCCACGGGTGGGAAAACTTTCCTGTTGTTTCTATCAATGGTCTAGGGATTCTTCTCGAGTTCTCCTTTGTAGTCATATACTTTTGGTTCGCTTCAGCTAGAGGAAAG ATGAAGGTAGCCGTGACAGTGACACCTGTTATATTAGTCTCCTGCACCACCTTGATCGTCTCATCTTTTGCTTTCCATGATCACCGTCACCGAAAGCTGTTTGTTGGGAGTGTGGGTCTAGTGGCCTCTGTAGCAATGTATGGTTCACCACTGGTGGTTGTG AAGCAAGTCATACTTACAAAGAGCGTGGAATTCATGCCGTTCTACctatcttttttctctttccttgcTAGTTCACTTTGGATGGCTTATGGACTACTGGGCCATGATCTATTTCTTGCG GCCCCGAATCTGGTTGGTTGTCCTTTAGGCATTCTTCAGCTCATTCTCTACTGCAAGTACAGGAAACGAGGAATTATGGAAGAACCAAACAAATGGGATTTGGAAAATAATGATGAGAAATCCAAACATTTGCAGCTTGCAACTAATGAAAGTACGTAA
- the LOC122309522 gene encoding transcription factor TRY, with translation MDRCRRKRAKISTFESEEVSSIEWEVINMTEQEEDLFYRMYRLVGERWDLIAGRIPGRKPEEIERFWIMRNWEGVAAGRRKLHKKDSPRSVLFAL, from the exons ATGGACCGATGTCGCCGGAAACGAGCCAAGATCTCAACTTTTGAGTCTGAAG AGGTTAGTAGCATTGAATGGGAGGTTATAAACATGACTGAACAAGAAGAGGATCTCTTCTATAGAATGTATAGACTTGTTGGAGAAAG GTGGGATTTAATAGCTGGCCGGATTCCAGGCAGAAAACCTGAAGAAATAGAGAGATTTTGGATCATGAGAAATTGGGAAGGGGTAGCAGCTGGTCGAAGAAAATTGCACAAGAAAGACAGTCCCAGATCAGTACTGTTTGCACTTTGA